Proteins encoded within one genomic window of Salipaludibacillus agaradhaerens:
- the gltB gene encoding glutamate synthase large subunit, which produces MKHPRTPLPQGLYHPDFEHEACGIGMIAHIDGTKSHDIVQNAITILCNLEHRGGQSADVSTGDGAGILTQIPHRFFEKQFHKEDLELPSEGSYGLGMIFFPQDHKSRKKSRQIFENIVEEEGQKILGWRTVPVNDSFVGKEAKKTKPYIRQVVILPSDKVKDQDDFERRLYIIRKRTEIEVARSSDTNDFYFTSLSTRTVVYKGMLIPEQLDSFYIDLNHPDFKTAMAFVHSRFSTNTFPSWKRSHPNRYTIHNGEFNTIRGNVNWMRAREQLCQSDNFSQEDLDKILPIIDKDGSDSSMFDNAFEFLHLSGRSLAHTAMMMMPEPWANDPTIHPDKRAFYEYHSTLMEPWDGPAAVAFTNGKQIGACLDRNGLRPARYYVTKDGLIVLGSEVGALDIFSDDVLYKDRLKPGKMLLVDLEQGKIIPDEEIKLQIANEEPYAEWLSENLIRLDELPQQKEVQTITDKGELVNHQLAFGYTTEELTKIIKPLVSGGKDPVGSMGYDSPLAVLSKKPQLLYNYFKQLFAQVTNPPIDAIREELITQVGTTIGAEGSLVNANPQSCRHIWLDSPVLRNDQLETLRQQDMDGFMAVTLPILFTAEGGKGHLKSAMDKLFKEADKQVENGATLLILSDRGINTELAAIPSLLAVSGLHHHLIRQGTRTKVSLLLESGEAREVHHFATLLGYGAEAINPYLAFDTVNHLIDIDELDMPLDDAINRYIKGATDGVIKVLSKMGISTIQSYRGAQIFEAVGIQQEVIDSYFTRTSSKLGGIDLDMIEKETLLRHVDGFGEDRGSAKLLEAGDDYQYRVKGEDHSYNPETIHLLQHACRTNNYETFKKYSNLLTDEKNNLQSLRGLLSFKKRTPIPIEDVEPIEDICKRFKTGAMSYGAISQEAHEALAIAMNRIGARSNSGEGGEDIDRFTPDDNGDLRRSAIKQVASGRFGVNSHYLVNADEIQIKMAQGAKPGEGGHLPGKKVYPWIAEVRGSTPGVELISPPPHHDIYSIEDLAELIHNLKNANPRARISVKLVSAAGVGTIAAGVAKGRADLVLISGYEGGTGAAPRTSLKHTGLPWEIGLAETHQTLLLNHLRDRIVVETDGKMMSGRDVIIATLLGAEEYGFSTAPLVVLGCVMMRVCHLDTCPVGVATQNPELRKKFPGNADHVENFMLFIAQETRELMAELGFRTLNEMVGRTDILETNEAVNHWKAKGVDLSALLHRPDVTDKVTRFASIEQDHGLENSMDMQELIPFCEDALEDKIPVKGTFAIRNINRVTGTILGSEVTRRYGLAGLPEDTIRLTFKGSAGQSFGAFIPQGMSLKLVGDANDYVGKGLSGGKIIVRPSRKRTFKPEENVVAGNVCFYGATSGEAYINGIAGERFCVRNSGAKVVVEGVGDHACEYMTGGEVIVIGPTGRNFAAGMSGGVAYVLDESEESFASRCNDELVHLESLLDHDEINKLYHTLKTHIEHTYSDHAKYILKNWEEMVPKFVKIIPKDYRQVQNRIQQLMQEGKERHEAEMTAFEESKIAVEALK; this is translated from the coding sequence ATGAAACATCCAAGAACGCCATTACCGCAGGGACTGTATCACCCAGATTTTGAACACGAAGCCTGTGGAATTGGTATGATCGCCCATATCGATGGAACGAAATCGCATGATATCGTTCAAAATGCGATTACGATTTTATGTAACTTAGAGCACCGCGGAGGACAATCAGCAGATGTCAGTACCGGTGACGGTGCAGGAATTTTAACGCAAATTCCGCATCGTTTTTTTGAGAAACAGTTTCATAAAGAGGATCTTGAACTCCCTTCTGAAGGTAGTTATGGCTTAGGAATGATTTTCTTTCCTCAGGACCATAAAAGCCGGAAAAAAAGCAGACAAATCTTTGAAAATATTGTAGAGGAAGAGGGCCAGAAAATCCTTGGCTGGCGTACGGTGCCTGTGAACGATTCGTTTGTAGGTAAAGAAGCAAAAAAGACAAAACCGTATATCAGGCAAGTGGTTATTCTCCCTTCGGACAAAGTGAAGGATCAAGATGATTTTGAAAGACGTCTGTATATAATTCGTAAACGGACTGAAATTGAAGTAGCTCGATCCAGTGATACGAATGATTTTTATTTCACTAGCCTCTCTACAAGAACAGTGGTTTATAAAGGGATGTTGATCCCGGAACAATTGGATTCATTTTATATTGATTTAAACCATCCCGACTTTAAAACAGCTATGGCCTTCGTCCATTCACGATTTAGTACAAATACGTTTCCTAGCTGGAAGCGATCACACCCAAACAGGTACACTATTCACAATGGTGAGTTTAATACGATTCGTGGGAATGTTAATTGGATGCGAGCAAGAGAACAACTTTGTCAGTCTGACAATTTCAGTCAAGAAGATTTGGATAAAATCCTTCCTATAATTGACAAAGACGGCAGTGATTCTTCGATGTTTGATAATGCCTTTGAATTTCTACACTTATCCGGACGTTCCCTTGCTCATACGGCGATGATGATGATGCCTGAACCTTGGGCAAATGATCCGACTATTCATCCTGACAAGCGTGCATTTTATGAATATCATAGTACGCTCATGGAACCATGGGATGGACCAGCAGCTGTTGCTTTTACGAATGGAAAGCAAATCGGGGCCTGTCTTGACAGGAACGGACTTCGACCTGCGAGATATTACGTCACGAAAGATGGCTTGATCGTACTAGGTTCTGAAGTAGGAGCGCTTGATATTTTTTCTGATGATGTGTTATACAAAGATCGTCTTAAGCCAGGCAAAATGCTACTAGTCGATTTAGAGCAAGGTAAAATAATCCCTGATGAAGAGATAAAACTCCAAATTGCAAATGAGGAACCATACGCTGAATGGCTTTCAGAGAATCTTATTCGTTTAGATGAACTTCCCCAACAAAAAGAAGTTCAAACGATTACCGATAAAGGTGAACTCGTTAATCATCAACTTGCTTTTGGTTACACAACGGAAGAATTAACGAAAATCATTAAGCCTCTCGTTTCAGGCGGAAAAGACCCAGTAGGCTCAATGGGATATGATTCACCACTTGCTGTATTGTCAAAAAAACCACAGCTTCTATATAATTACTTTAAACAGTTGTTTGCTCAAGTAACGAATCCTCCTATTGATGCTATCCGTGAGGAGTTAATTACTCAAGTGGGAACAACAATCGGTGCTGAAGGAAGTTTAGTGAACGCTAACCCTCAAAGTTGTAGACATATTTGGCTTGATAGTCCAGTGTTGCGGAATGATCAGCTTGAAACACTACGACAACAAGACATGGATGGGTTTATGGCTGTCACGTTGCCTATTTTATTTACGGCAGAAGGTGGCAAAGGGCACTTAAAATCTGCCATGGATAAGCTTTTTAAAGAAGCGGACAAACAGGTTGAGAACGGGGCGACGTTACTCATTCTCTCTGATAGAGGGATTAATACTGAGCTGGCAGCTATTCCATCATTGTTAGCTGTTTCAGGTTTACATCATCATTTAATTCGACAAGGTACGCGTACGAAAGTGAGCTTACTGCTAGAATCGGGTGAAGCGAGAGAAGTGCACCACTTTGCCACTTTGTTAGGCTACGGTGCAGAAGCTATTAATCCGTATTTGGCTTTCGATACGGTTAATCACTTAATTGACATTGATGAATTGGACATGCCTTTAGACGACGCCATTAATCGTTATATAAAAGGCGCAACTGACGGCGTTATTAAAGTGCTTTCTAAGATGGGGATCTCTACGATTCAAAGTTACAGAGGTGCACAAATCTTTGAAGCTGTTGGTATTCAACAAGAGGTGATTGACAGCTATTTCACCCGGACATCATCGAAACTTGGTGGCATTGACCTTGACATGATTGAAAAAGAAACGTTGTTAAGACACGTCGATGGTTTTGGAGAAGATCGAGGCTCAGCTAAGCTACTAGAAGCTGGGGATGACTATCAATATAGAGTAAAAGGGGAAGACCATTCTTACAACCCTGAAACGATCCATTTGCTCCAGCATGCTTGTAGAACGAACAACTATGAGACATTTAAGAAATATTCAAACCTGTTAACAGACGAGAAAAACAACCTTCAATCATTACGTGGCCTTTTATCGTTTAAAAAGCGAACCCCTATCCCAATTGAAGATGTTGAGCCAATTGAGGATATTTGCAAAAGATTTAAAACGGGAGCCATGTCTTATGGGGCTATAAGTCAAGAAGCGCACGAAGCGTTGGCCATCGCGATGAACAGAATAGGAGCTCGAAGTAATAGTGGTGAAGGCGGAGAGGATATCGATCGGTTTACACCAGACGACAATGGCGATTTAAGACGAAGTGCTATTAAGCAAGTGGCATCTGGCCGCTTTGGTGTGAACAGTCATTATCTAGTCAATGCCGATGAAATTCAAATAAAAATGGCCCAAGGAGCAAAGCCCGGAGAAGGTGGCCATCTTCCTGGTAAAAAGGTGTATCCTTGGATTGCAGAAGTGCGTGGATCAACACCAGGAGTAGAGTTGATTTCACCGCCGCCACACCATGATATTTACTCAATTGAAGACTTGGCGGAGCTTATTCATAACTTGAAAAATGCGAACCCACGGGCTCGAATCAGCGTTAAACTCGTGTCAGCTGCTGGTGTAGGTACAATCGCCGCAGGGGTAGCAAAAGGGCGAGCTGATCTCGTGTTAATTAGCGGCTACGAAGGCGGGACAGGTGCAGCACCAAGAACGAGCTTGAAGCATACTGGTCTTCCATGGGAAATAGGGTTAGCAGAAACACATCAAACCCTCCTACTCAATCATTTAAGAGACCGCATCGTTGTAGAAACAGATGGTAAGATGATGAGTGGCCGTGACGTTATTATTGCCACGTTGCTAGGAGCTGAAGAATATGGGTTTTCAACCGCACCTTTAGTTGTTCTGGGCTGTGTCATGATGCGTGTATGTCATCTTGATACCTGTCCTGTGGGGGTAGCGACACAAAACCCAGAGCTACGTAAAAAGTTTCCGGGTAATGCCGATCATGTAGAAAACTTCATGCTATTTATCGCACAAGAAACACGTGAACTGATGGCTGAACTAGGATTCCGTACCTTGAATGAGATGGTGGGACGTACCGACATTTTAGAGACGAATGAGGCTGTGAACCATTGGAAAGCGAAAGGTGTGGACTTATCTGCTCTTTTACATCGACCGGATGTTACTGATAAAGTGACTCGTTTTGCATCTATCGAGCAAGATCATGGTTTAGAGAACTCAATGGACATGCAGGAACTTATTCCTTTCTGTGAAGATGCACTAGAAGATAAAATACCTGTTAAAGGGACCTTTGCGATACGAAATATTAACCGCGTCACGGGTACGATCCTCGGAAGTGAAGTGACACGCCGTTATGGATTAGCAGGATTACCTGAAGATACTATTCGCCTCACGTTTAAAGGTTCTGCCGGCCAAAGCTTTGGTGCTTTTATTCCACAAGGAATGTCATTAAAACTTGTAGGGGATGCCAATGACTACGTTGGAAAAGGGCTATCTGGTGGAAAAATTATCGTTCGACCATCGAGAAAGCGGACCTTTAAACCAGAGGAAAACGTCGTAGCAGGAAATGTATGTTTTTATGGTGCTACTAGCGGTGAGGCCTATATAAATGGTATTGCCGGTGAACGTTTCTGCGTACGAAATAGTGGCGCTAAAGTAGTGGTTGAAGGTGTAGGAGACCATGCATGTGAATATATGACAGGTGGTGAAGTCATTGTTATTGGCCCAACAGGCCGTAACTTTGCAGCAGGGATGTCTGGAGGGGTTGCTTATGTCCTTGATGAGAGTGAAGAGTCTTTTGCTTCTCGGTGTAACGATGAATTAGTTCACTTGGAATCACTTCTTGACCATGACGAAATTAATAAACTATATCACACACTTAAAACTCATATTGAGCATACGTACAGTGATCATGCAAAGTATATCTTGAAAAATTGGGAAGAGATGGTTCCGAAGTTTGTGAAAATCATTCCTAAAGATTATCGTCAAGTACAAAACCGAATTCAACAGCTCATGCAAGAGGGAAAAGAACGGCATGAAGCAGAAATGACTGCCTTTGAAGAAAGTAAAATTGCTGTCGAAGCATTGAAATAA
- a CDS encoding MTH1187 family thiamine-binding protein: MPLLEISVVPVGTATESFSHDVEKAVSIIEQNNLKYQVTPTSTIIEGELDKLMDVAQVIHLNEIENEAKRVVTTIKIDDRTDKPISLESQVNKVSDH, encoded by the coding sequence ATGCCATTGCTTGAAATTAGCGTTGTTCCTGTAGGTACTGCCACTGAAAGCTTTAGTCATGACGTAGAAAAGGCCGTTTCAATTATAGAACAAAATAATTTGAAATATCAGGTGACCCCTACTTCTACTATTATTGAAGGAGAATTGGATAAATTAATGGATGTGGCTCAAGTGATTCATCTAAATGAAATTGAAAACGAGGCAAAACGTGTGGTAACGACGATTAAAATTGACGATCGAACAGATAAACCAATCTCCCTTGAAAGCCAAGTTAACAAGGTTTCAGATCACTAA
- a CDS encoding glutamate synthase subunit beta: protein MGKPTGFMEYQRQSYHERHPSERTKDWEDYTKPMSEEELKKQGARCMDCGVPTCHHGMEIDGATTGCPVYHLIPEWNDLVYRGQWKEALKKEHEMNNFPEFTGMACPAPCEGACVLGINEPPVAIRTVERSIIEKGFEEGWVVPEPPEKRTGKKVAVVGSGPAGLAAAAQLNKAGHSVTVYERHDRIGGLLTYGIPEMKLPYDVVMRRVDILEKEGIEFVTNTEVGKDITAEELDDNFDATILCGGATVHRNIPAEGRDLKGIHYAMDFLHANTKSLLDSNHEDGNYISAADKNVIVIGGGDTGTDCLATSLRHGCKSLTQFDIYNKKGTARDESNNPWPQWPVIHRIEYGQKEAEAVFGKDPRAYAVMTTKFVGDENGHVKEVHTIDVETVFDKNGRKIRNKIPGSEKVWPADLVLLAIGFAGPEQDLINQLGVETEARSTVKADYDHYATNVEGVFAAGDMRRGQSLIVWAINEGRGAARECDRYLMGTTNLP from the coding sequence ATGGGAAAACCGACTGGCTTTATGGAATATCAACGACAGTCTTATCACGAACGACACCCTTCTGAACGGACGAAGGATTGGGAAGATTATACAAAACCGATGTCAGAGGAAGAGTTAAAAAAACAAGGGGCTCGCTGCATGGATTGCGGCGTCCCGACCTGTCATCATGGGATGGAAATAGACGGTGCCACGACTGGTTGTCCTGTCTATCATTTAATCCCTGAATGGAATGACCTTGTTTATCGTGGTCAATGGAAAGAAGCGTTGAAAAAAGAACATGAAATGAACAATTTTCCTGAGTTTACTGGTATGGCTTGTCCAGCACCGTGTGAAGGAGCCTGTGTGCTAGGTATTAATGAACCTCCAGTTGCTATTAGAACTGTCGAACGTTCTATTATTGAAAAAGGTTTTGAAGAAGGCTGGGTAGTCCCTGAACCGCCTGAGAAGCGAACAGGAAAAAAAGTAGCGGTCGTTGGTTCAGGGCCAGCTGGATTAGCAGCAGCAGCTCAATTAAATAAAGCTGGACACTCGGTGACGGTTTATGAGCGTCACGATCGCATCGGTGGTTTGTTAACTTACGGTATCCCTGAAATGAAATTACCTTATGATGTGGTGATGCGCCGTGTGGATATTCTTGAAAAAGAAGGCATCGAATTCGTGACTAATACAGAAGTAGGCAAAGATATAACGGCTGAGGAGTTAGATGACAATTTTGATGCGACTATCCTATGCGGAGGGGCAACCGTACATCGAAATATTCCAGCTGAAGGGCGTGACCTTAAAGGGATCCATTATGCCATGGATTTTCTCCACGCTAATACGAAAAGTTTATTAGATTCAAACCACGAAGATGGTAACTACATTTCAGCAGCTGATAAAAATGTAATTGTCATCGGTGGGGGAGATACAGGGACAGATTGTCTTGCCACATCACTGAGACATGGCTGTAAAAGCTTAACTCAGTTTGATATTTACAATAAAAAAGGCACAGCTAGAGACGAAAGCAATAATCCGTGGCCCCAATGGCCGGTTATCCACCGTATTGAGTACGGTCAAAAAGAGGCAGAAGCTGTTTTTGGTAAAGATCCTCGTGCTTACGCCGTCATGACGACAAAATTTGTCGGTGATGAAAATGGGCATGTTAAAGAAGTTCATACTATAGATGTAGAAACAGTTTTCGATAAAAATGGGCGGAAGATTCGCAATAAAATACCTGGCAGTGAAAAAGTATGGCCAGCAGATCTCGTCCTTTTAGCAATCGGTTTTGCTGGACCGGAGCAAGACTTAATTAACCAGTTAGGTGTGGAAACAGAGGCACGCTCTACTGTTAAAGCAGACTATGATCACTATGCGACGAATGTAGAAGGTGTGTTTGCAGCTGGTGATATGAGACGGGGGCAAAGCTTGATCGTCTGGGCAATTAATGAAGGCCGTGGAGCTGCGCGAGAATGTGACCGTTATCTCATGGGGACGACAAATTTACCATAA
- a CDS encoding glycosyl hydrolase family 18 protein yields the protein MDIHVISPGESLYSIAQTYAVAYENIAAANEIDVNAPLVVGQTLVIPVLGRYHVLKPGENLWQLSEKHQLPVTDIIPLGQVVTNPFEHTEARVFIPDTYRQKPAIDVGAYVDLNITGAESANIVQRTGPYLTFLQIFSYELNEDGTLTPIDDQQLINVAYEQEIVPLMVITNIEDNAFSTELATTVLQNEALQDRLLDEALTIMEEKGYLGLDFDLEYLGAINREQYNQLMLKARDRLAEKGLFLSSALAPQVEPGMPGVLYEGHDYAFHGEVADFVFLMTYEWGWTGGPPRAVAPVDEVRRVIEYAVSVMPNDKIMLGIPLYGYDWTLPFEEGVTRARAIDHQEAIRLAATYNAAIEFDEEAQSPFFTYVDEEGNQHEVWFEDARTVQAKFDLVKEFGLKGVYYWVLGWDFPQNWLLLESNFDINKRV from the coding sequence TTGGATATTCATGTGATTTCTCCGGGAGAGTCCTTATATTCAATAGCACAAACCTATGCAGTCGCTTATGAAAACATTGCAGCAGCTAATGAAATAGACGTAAATGCACCATTAGTTGTAGGGCAAACGCTTGTTATTCCAGTATTAGGTAGATATCATGTTTTAAAGCCAGGGGAAAATTTATGGCAATTGAGCGAAAAGCATCAACTTCCTGTCACAGATATTATCCCACTAGGTCAGGTGGTGACAAATCCCTTTGAACATACGGAAGCGAGGGTCTTTATTCCGGACACATATAGGCAAAAGCCAGCAATAGATGTTGGCGCCTATGTAGATTTGAACATTACCGGTGCTGAATCCGCAAATATTGTGCAACGTACAGGACCATATTTAACATTTTTGCAGATTTTCAGTTATGAATTAAATGAGGATGGTACTTTAACACCTATAGACGATCAGCAGCTCATTAATGTGGCATATGAGCAAGAAATCGTGCCCTTAATGGTGATTACAAATATTGAAGATAATGCCTTTAGTACAGAGCTAGCTACGACTGTTCTTCAGAATGAAGCATTGCAAGATAGATTGTTAGATGAGGCGCTGACGATTATGGAAGAAAAAGGGTATTTAGGGTTGGATTTTGATTTAGAATACTTAGGTGCAATTAATCGAGAACAATATAATCAACTGATGCTAAAAGCACGTGATAGACTAGCTGAAAAAGGACTATTTCTTTCCAGTGCTCTTGCCCCCCAAGTGGAACCGGGTATGCCTGGCGTTCTTTATGAAGGACATGATTATGCTTTTCATGGAGAGGTAGCGGACTTTGTTTTTTTAATGACTTATGAGTGGGGCTGGACAGGTGGACCGCCTAGAGCTGTGGCGCCCGTTGATGAAGTCAGGCGGGTTATCGAATATGCTGTTTCCGTTATGCCTAATGATAAAATTATGTTAGGAATACCATTATACGGATATGATTGGACCCTTCCTTTTGAAGAGGGGGTCACACGAGCGAGAGCCATTGATCATCAAGAAGCTATTCGGTTAGCAGCAACTTATAACGCTGCAATTGAATTTGATGAAGAGGCACAATCGCCATTTTTTACGTATGTAGACGAGGAAGGGAATCAACATGAAGTATGGTTTGAAGATGCGAGAACGGTTCAAGCTAAATTTGATTTAGTGAAGGAATTTGGTTTAAAAGGGGTGTATTATTGGGTTTTAGGATGGGATTTTCCACAGAATTGGCTCCTTCTTGAATCTAATTTTGATATTAATAAACGCGTTTAA
- a CDS encoding DUF456 domain-containing protein, giving the protein MDFFAWILIILLFSGSFIGLFYPIIPAILLVWIGVFVGHFFINDLIMSSWTWSSLLVITVAIFIADYIASMYFITKYGASLLGKRVATIGLIVGSFIIPPFGIFIVPFTAVFLIEYMQNHSMKQSGRIAAGTLLGFISSTIVKAFLHLLIIIIFLVDALLF; this is encoded by the coding sequence ATGGATTTTTTTGCTTGGATATTGATCATTTTACTATTTTCGGGTAGTTTCATTGGTCTTTTTTATCCCATTATTCCAGCTATTTTACTCGTTTGGATTGGGGTTTTCGTTGGACATTTTTTTATTAATGATCTTATAATGTCTTCGTGGACGTGGAGCTCCCTTTTAGTCATCACAGTCGCCATTTTTATCGCTGATTATATAGCAAGCATGTACTTTATCACCAAGTACGGTGCGTCTTTATTAGGAAAACGCGTTGCTACAATCGGGCTTATTGTTGGTAGCTTTATTATCCCCCCTTTTGGTATTTTTATCGTACCGTTCACTGCCGTTTTTTTGATAGAATACATGCAAAATCACTCTATGAAGCAGTCAGGGAGAATTGCTGCCGGAACATTACTTGGCTTTATTTCGAGCACTATAGTCAAAGCCTTTCTCCACCTTCTTATCATCATTATTTTTCTAGTGGATGCTTTATTATTTTAG
- a CDS encoding alpha/beta hydrolase family protein gives MLIESEKKHQNVIRRFFKWLRYRGSKTAAYDKKIVLMIVGLWVISSISIIIGGLGTPSGFGMVIDLVVYLTLHTVVFLTVTFLGGFLLSLLYIPLPRLLLAALGYSSALTYYILSEANLGALFSGVITAVWMGVALCLGFILVAIFHKVWSTPKKLILIMFPLSYILLIFLWAPTIDYDSVTPTFSEKSYITPLAVPNPADQGDYSFKSFSYGNGEDKQRDTFNEDVDIVSNSVDASQFINEWKDYREFFWGFDETALPLNGRVWMPEGEGTFPLVLIVHGNHSMEYFSDSGYGYLGELLASRGYIAVSVDQNFLNYSNWTGIPNEDMSLRAWILMQHLLEIKRFNETVNNPFFEKVDLQRVSLIGHSRGGQAVAMVADYERWFSEDESVEGMAAIDVKSVIAVAPTDTQVDDMRAEPANVSYLTLHGARDGDVHNYHGDRQYSRVMIPNDSDLFKAGVYIAEANHSQFNTDWGRMDMRLPGGLFLNRQQLMPAAEQREVAKVYISAFLETTLNGNDQYKPLFKDVRYGREWLPNTQYVTRYEDASFYPLVNYNESNNKTVLSQYIIAEGIGFESWEIESAVNRAGNTKRSKGMVFEWDDNAHYVMSLDDSLRETLSEHDFESMIVSMANMDRDLDENSHDFSQVPRVEVEFMTSDGISTRVDMEQFKSIQPSIFTQYTIHPWFDEIMREGKYEEAVEPVFQNYELPLDAFYEQAPELKLEDVTTITLYFSEGPGKLMMDNIGFNESE, from the coding sequence ATGCTGATAGAGAGTGAGAAAAAACACCAAAACGTCATTCGTCGTTTCTTTAAGTGGTTAAGGTATCGAGGTTCAAAAACAGCAGCATATGACAAAAAAATAGTGTTAATGATTGTAGGGTTATGGGTTATATCAAGTATATCAATTATAATCGGGGGGCTAGGAACACCGTCCGGATTTGGGATGGTGATAGACTTAGTCGTTTACCTGACTTTACATACAGTTGTATTTTTAACAGTGACCTTTCTAGGCGGTTTTTTACTGAGTCTTTTGTATATACCCCTGCCTCGATTGTTACTTGCTGCATTAGGTTATAGTAGTGCCTTAACGTATTATATTTTATCAGAAGCCAACTTGGGGGCGTTATTCTCAGGGGTTATAACAGCTGTATGGATGGGGGTGGCCTTATGCCTCGGGTTTATATTAGTAGCCATTTTTCATAAAGTCTGGTCGACACCTAAGAAATTAATACTCATAATGTTCCCTTTATCCTATATTTTATTAATTTTCCTTTGGGCGCCAACAATTGACTATGATAGTGTCACACCCACTTTCAGTGAAAAGAGCTATATTACGCCGTTAGCCGTCCCAAATCCGGCAGATCAAGGTGATTATTCTTTTAAGAGCTTTTCATATGGAAATGGTGAGGATAAGCAACGAGATACTTTTAATGAAGATGTAGATATCGTTTCGAATTCAGTGGATGCATCTCAATTTATTAATGAATGGAAAGATTATCGAGAGTTTTTTTGGGGGTTTGATGAAACAGCTTTGCCATTAAACGGTCGGGTATGGATGCCGGAAGGAGAAGGGACCTTTCCCCTAGTTCTTATCGTGCACGGTAACCATAGCATGGAGTATTTTTCTGATTCTGGTTACGGTTATTTAGGAGAACTTCTTGCAAGTAGGGGATACATTGCTGTATCAGTTGATCAAAATTTTTTAAACTATTCAAATTGGACAGGTATTCCTAACGAAGATATGTCATTACGTGCTTGGATATTAATGCAACATTTACTGGAAATTAAGCGGTTTAATGAAACAGTTAATAATCCTTTTTTTGAAAAAGTAGATTTACAGAGAGTATCGCTCATAGGCCATTCACGTGGTGGTCAGGCTGTTGCAATGGTAGCTGATTACGAACGATGGTTTAGTGAAGATGAATCGGTGGAAGGGATGGCGGCGATTGATGTGAAGTCTGTGATTGCAGTCGCACCTACAGATACACAAGTGGATGATATGCGTGCCGAGCCAGCAAATGTCTCATATTTGACTTTACACGGTGCTCGCGATGGCGATGTCCACAACTATCATGGAGATCGGCAATATAGTAGAGTGATGATACCAAATGATTCTGACTTATTTAAAGCAGGGGTGTATATCGCTGAAGCCAATCATAGTCAATTTAACACCGATTGGGGGCGCATGGATATGCGCTTACCAGGGGGACTGTTTTTAAATAGACAGCAACTCATGCCTGCGGCAGAGCAACGAGAAGTGGCAAAGGTGTATATATCAGCTTTTCTTGAAACAACTTTAAATGGGAATGATCAATACAAGCCACTTTTTAAAGATGTTAGATATGGAAGAGAATGGTTACCTAATACGCAATACGTAACAAGGTACGAAGATGCGTCCTTCTATCCTCTTGTTAATTACAATGAAAGTAATAACAAAACAGTTCTCTCACAGTATATCATTGCTGAAGGAATAGGCTTTGAAAGCTGGGAGATTGAATCAGCTGTCAATCGAGCTGGAAATACTAAAAGGTCTAAAGGGATGGTCTTTGAATGGGATGATAATGCTCACTACGTTATGTCGTTAGATGACAGTTTACGAGAGACATTAAGTGAACATGACTTTGAATCAATGATTGTGTCTATGGCTAATATGGATAGAGATTTAGACGAGAATTCACATGATTTCTCTCAAGTGCCTCGTGTAGAAGTGGAATTTATGACGAGCGATGGCATATCGACTCGGGTAGATATGGAACAGTTTAAAAGTATTCAGCCATCAATTTTTACGCAATATACCATTCACCCGTGGTTCGATGAGATTATGCGTGAAGGAAAGTATGAAGAAGCTGTTGAACCCGTTTTTCAAAACTATGAGTTACCGCTTGATGCTTTTTATGAACAAGCCCCAGAATTAAAGCTTGAAGATGTAACAACGATCACACTTTATTTTTCAGAAGGACCAGGAAAGCTGATGATGGATAACATTGGGTTTAATGAATCTGAATAA